In one Parageobacillus genomosp. 1 genomic region, the following are encoded:
- a CDS encoding DndE family protein — protein sequence MQFRLKTSKETMEILKQMQTNTNLTPNILARLAISLSLLLDEPIEQFESDTNGLEFNRNTLTGTQDFAYKAIIAQQLGRAITDEEYFPTLIKKHLDRGAKLLENEYKYAGNYEKFIKSLANFEMEMVR from the coding sequence ATGCAGTTTCGTCTTAAAACATCGAAAGAAACAATGGAAATTTTAAAACAAATGCAAACGAACACTAACTTAACACCAAATATTCTTGCACGTTTAGCTATTTCTCTTTCTTTACTACTTGACGAACCAATTGAACAATTTGAATCTGATACAAATGGTTTAGAATTTAACCGTAACACCCTAACCGGTACACAAGATTTTGCATACAAAGCAATCATCGCCCAACAACTTGGTCGGGCAATTACTGATGAAGAGTATTTCCCTACCCTTATTAAAAAGCATTTAGATCGCGGTGCGAAGTTACTGGAAAACGAGTACAAATACGCGGGTAATTATGAAAAATTTATTAAGAGTTTAGCTAATTTTGAAATGGAGATGGTACGGTGA
- the dndA gene encoding cysteine desulfurase DndA — protein MIYLDNSATTPIDPEVSKAMWPYLTEEYGNPSSKYYTLAENAKKAVEEARGHVASLLSCQPNEIIFTSCATESNNFVLKGIAHYYKNKGKHIITSKIEHKSILETCKFLESEGYEVTYLDVDQYGQVQLETLKNAIREDTILVSIMWGNNEIGTLNNIEELAKYVKEHHPHVFFHTDATQVLGKIEVDLSKVPVDFLSLSAHKMYGPKGIGACFIRKRELGLRTKITPLLHGGNQEDGYRSGTLNVHNIVGLGKAAEIAKANLKEHQAKLLELEKQLVSTLKENFPNIKFNGHPKQKIPGVINFTIPGINNELIIRSLKDEFAISTGSACSINEPSYVLSAIGLNVMEVKNSFRISLNKYITNKDIDRFICNFKNSILNLMI, from the coding sequence GTGATCTATTTAGACAATAGCGCTACAACTCCAATTGATCCCGAAGTAAGTAAAGCCATGTGGCCTTATTTAACCGAAGAGTACGGAAATCCTTCAAGCAAATACTACACATTAGCAGAAAATGCAAAAAAGGCAGTTGAAGAAGCTCGAGGCCATGTTGCCTCCCTTCTCTCCTGCCAACCAAATGAAATTATTTTTACAAGTTGTGCAACTGAAAGTAATAATTTTGTGTTAAAAGGCATCGCCCACTACTACAAAAATAAAGGGAAACATATTATTACTTCTAAAATTGAACATAAGTCAATACTGGAAACATGCAAGTTTTTAGAAAGTGAAGGCTACGAAGTAACATACTTAGATGTCGATCAATATGGTCAAGTCCAACTAGAGACACTTAAAAATGCGATTCGTGAAGATACAATCTTAGTGTCGATTATGTGGGGGAATAATGAGATCGGTACACTTAACAACATCGAAGAGCTTGCAAAATATGTGAAAGAACATCATCCACATGTATTTTTTCATACTGATGCCACACAAGTATTAGGAAAAATCGAAGTTGATTTATCGAAAGTACCCGTTGATTTCCTTTCATTATCTGCGCATAAAATGTATGGACCAAAAGGGATCGGTGCATGCTTCATTCGTAAACGTGAGTTAGGATTGCGAACAAAAATAACCCCTCTTCTTCACGGTGGGAATCAAGAAGATGGTTATCGTTCCGGTACTTTAAACGTCCATAATATCGTAGGCCTAGGAAAAGCTGCAGAAATCGCAAAAGCCAATTTAAAAGAACATCAAGCCAAATTATTAGAACTCGAAAAACAGTTAGTTTCAACACTGAAAGAAAATTTTCCAAACATAAAATTTAATGGCCACCCTAAACAAAAAATTCCTGGAGTTATTAACTTTACAATACCAGGAATCAACAACGAGTTAATTATTCGAAGTCTTAAAGATGAATTTGCGATTTCCACCGGTTCAGCTTGTTCAATCAATGAACCATCTTATGTATTGAGTGCAATTGGTTTAAATGTGATGGAAGTAAAAAACTCATTTAGAATTTCATTAAACAAATACATTACAAATAAAGATATTGATAGATTCATTTGTAATTTTAAAAATTCTATACTCAACTTGATGATATAA
- the dndC gene encoding DNA phosphorothioation system sulfurtransferase DndC, whose product MALNYFAKHKKEDLYRSVQEVYKSDDRPWVVGFSGGKDSTAVVQIVFYALSSMSKGDLTKPVYIISSDTMVENPKVLKHIDEQLLKMKKAAKELELPIHVEKVMPDIKNTFWVNLIGRGYPAPRQKFRWCTDRLKIDPANAFILNKVSEFGETVVVLGVRKSESSTRAQVMNTHKIEGKVLRRHTKLPNSYVYAPIEDFSLDDVWTYLMQIPNPWGADNSDLLALYQDSQGECPLVIDQSTPSCGNSRFGCWVCTVVQEDKSLKGFIESGDEWLIPLLRFRNWLLKNRDNPDYREKKRMNGSVYLVGDDENKRKGLGPYTLEHRKEILKELLKTEKELQHPDHPKYELITLEELKEIRRIWFDKGDWEDSVLTIYEEVYGTRPDWDIEQSKFLESEDIKTLKRFCDEEKVEFELIQKLINLEFEHYGYKHRHGILKDINRILNEEWLHFDKLKGEKYADQ is encoded by the coding sequence ATGGCGCTAAATTATTTTGCCAAGCATAAAAAAGAGGATTTATATAGAAGTGTTCAAGAAGTTTATAAATCTGATGATCGCCCATGGGTCGTCGGGTTTAGTGGCGGGAAAGACTCTACCGCTGTCGTGCAAATTGTGTTCTATGCACTTTCCTCAATGAGCAAGGGGGATCTAACAAAACCTGTATACATTATTTCATCCGATACAATGGTAGAAAACCCAAAAGTACTAAAACATATCGACGAACAATTGCTGAAAATGAAAAAAGCAGCTAAAGAATTAGAATTACCAATTCATGTTGAGAAAGTTATGCCCGATATAAAAAATACGTTCTGGGTTAATTTAATTGGCAGAGGCTACCCTGCCCCAAGACAAAAATTTCGCTGGTGTACTGATCGTTTAAAGATTGACCCGGCAAATGCATTTATTTTAAATAAAGTATCTGAATTTGGTGAAACAGTTGTTGTCCTTGGCGTACGTAAATCAGAAAGCTCAACACGCGCACAAGTAATGAATACTCATAAAATTGAGGGAAAAGTTTTACGCAGACATACTAAACTACCAAATTCATATGTTTATGCTCCAATTGAAGACTTTTCATTAGATGATGTTTGGACTTATCTCATGCAAATTCCAAATCCTTGGGGAGCAGATAACAGTGATTTGCTAGCCCTATATCAAGATAGTCAAGGGGAATGTCCACTTGTCATTGACCAGTCAACTCCTTCTTGCGGTAATAGTCGCTTTGGCTGCTGGGTATGTACAGTTGTTCAAGAAGATAAATCTTTGAAGGGATTTATCGAATCTGGTGATGAATGGTTAATCCCTCTGCTTCGCTTTAGAAATTGGCTTCTAAAAAATCGCGATAACCCAGATTATCGGGAAAAGAAACGGATGAATGGATCCGTTTACTTAGTTGGAGATGATGAGAACAAACGGAAAGGTTTAGGACCATATACCCTTGAACATCGCAAGGAAATTCTTAAAGAACTATTAAAAACGGAAAAAGAGTTACAACATCCTGACCATCCAAAATATGAATTAATTACCCTAGAAGAATTAAAAGAAATTCGCCGAATCTGGTTTGATAAAGGTGATTGGGAAGATTCCGTTTTAACTATTTACGAAGAAGTATACGGAACACGTCCAGACTGGGATATTGAACAAAGCAAGTTTTTAGAAAGCGAAGATATTAAAACATTAAAACGTTTTTGTGACGAAGAAAAAGTAGAATTTGAATTAATTCAAAAGTTAATTAATTTGGAATTTGAGCATTACGGTTATAAACACCGTCATGGCATCCTAAAGGATATAAACCGAATTCTCAACGAAGAATGGCTACATTTTGATAAGTTAAAAGGTGAAAAATATGCAGATCAATAA
- the dndD gene encoding DNA sulfur modification protein DndD — protein sequence MKNMQINKLVINNFGIYYGRNEFSFGSKKGRSNIILIGGENGSGKTTFLSAIKLAIYGPLFLGYKSVNTKYMDYIKDKINLYALAEGTNEASIEIQFTIRNHGETEHYKIIRQWKLINESVKEYAQIFKGDLILNERETEEFYHFLRRYLPPSLFDFFFFDGEKVQQYVLDPRFESNVKEAFMTLFNLDLFDILKEDLLKYLKQENVFANLTEEQRQYTQIEHDLRNQENVINRLETRIAELKEKLKDTQVKIQELEREFSNQGGIMAREREELNNKIFAMEQEKKQISEKIKEIAANLLPFVITQKLVQKVVIQIENEERVQRYKTLKEELGNETLPHVLKSLSHKFHITDQSGNEATSSFITEINKRLFDLLKPIGVNLDKFKIIHEMTKEQKHAMHELFKQVQKFNGKEINNYFARMDQLTNEIYNAKKQIEHNLKDDVLKDIVNRLNEQTRIHEQIKYEIEANEAKLVEARKFYNELMVQKEKAAKRVYQAQKDGNIFELCQKLNRVLSKYQEIQINKYLGTVETYFLQMFNSLMRKGQFLNSFKIDPYTFELTMLNHANSPVFKHSLSAGETQIFFLSLLWALLKASKQQIPLVLDTLFGRLDHTHKENLIKKYLPVAGEQIIILSTNTEIDEHYYNKIKPYIQQEFLLSFNRDTNRVDISNNYFFQKVMN from the coding sequence GTGAAAAATATGCAGATCAATAAACTTGTAATTAACAACTTTGGTATTTATTACGGACGTAATGAATTCTCATTTGGAAGCAAAAAAGGTCGAAGTAATATTATTCTAATTGGTGGTGAAAACGGATCTGGTAAAACCACATTTTTATCTGCTATTAAACTTGCAATCTATGGTCCATTATTTCTTGGATACAAATCAGTGAACACAAAATATATGGACTATATTAAAGACAAAATAAACCTTTATGCACTAGCTGAAGGAACTAACGAAGCCAGTATCGAAATTCAGTTTACTATTCGAAATCATGGAGAAACTGAACATTATAAAATTATTAGGCAATGGAAGCTCATTAATGAGTCTGTAAAAGAATATGCGCAAATCTTTAAGGGAGATCTTATTCTCAACGAAAGAGAAACAGAAGAATTTTATCACTTCTTAAGACGTTATTTACCGCCAAGTTTATTTGACTTTTTCTTCTTTGATGGAGAAAAAGTTCAACAATATGTTCTTGACCCACGTTTCGAATCAAACGTAAAAGAAGCATTTATGACTCTCTTTAACTTAGATCTTTTTGACATTCTTAAAGAAGACTTATTAAAATACTTAAAACAAGAAAATGTTTTTGCTAATTTAACTGAAGAACAGAGACAATATACACAAATTGAACACGATCTTCGTAATCAAGAAAATGTAATAAATCGTTTAGAAACTAGAATTGCCGAATTAAAAGAAAAGTTAAAAGATACTCAAGTAAAAATTCAAGAACTCGAACGTGAATTTTCTAATCAAGGCGGTATTATGGCCCGTGAACGCGAAGAATTAAACAATAAAATTTTCGCAATGGAACAAGAAAAGAAACAAATCTCTGAAAAAATTAAAGAAATTGCAGCAAATCTTTTGCCATTTGTCATTACACAAAAACTTGTTCAAAAAGTCGTTATACAAATAGAAAACGAAGAACGAGTGCAAAGATATAAAACATTAAAGGAAGAACTCGGAAACGAAACCCTTCCACATGTATTAAAAAGCTTATCTCATAAATTTCATATCACGGACCAAAGCGGAAATGAGGCGACTTCTTCTTTTATTACTGAAATAAACAAACGTTTGTTTGATTTACTGAAACCAATCGGTGTCAATTTAGATAAATTTAAAATAATTCATGAAATGACAAAAGAGCAAAAACATGCTATGCACGAGTTATTCAAACAAGTGCAAAAATTTAATGGAAAAGAGATTAATAACTACTTTGCTCGAATGGATCAACTCACAAATGAGATTTATAATGCTAAAAAACAAATTGAACATAACTTAAAAGACGATGTATTAAAAGATATTGTTAACAGACTTAACGAACAAACCCGTATTCACGAACAAATTAAGTACGAAATTGAAGCCAATGAAGCTAAACTTGTAGAAGCAAGAAAGTTTTATAATGAACTTATGGTTCAAAAAGAAAAGGCTGCAAAACGTGTGTACCAGGCCCAAAAAGATGGTAACATTTTCGAATTATGCCAAAAACTAAACCGGGTATTATCAAAGTACCAAGAAATACAAATTAATAAATACCTTGGAACTGTTGAAACATATTTCTTACAAATGTTTAACTCATTAATGAGAAAAGGACAATTTTTAAACTCTTTTAAAATCGACCCGTATACTTTCGAATTAACGATGTTAAATCATGCAAATAGCCCTGTATTTAAACATTCTCTATCTGCCGGAGAAACACAAATTTTCTTTTTATCGTTGTTATGGGCTTTGTTAAAAGCATCGAAACAACAAATTCCATTAGTATTAGATACCCTATTTGGTCGTCTTGACCATACACACAAGGAAAATCTTATTAAAAAATATTTACCAGTCGCAGGTGAGCAAATTATTATTCTCTCAACAAACACTGAAATTGATGAACATTACTACAACAAAATTAAACCTTATATTCAACAAGAGTTTTTACTAAGCTTCAATCGCGATACAAACCGTGTAGATATAAGTAACAACTATTTCTTTCAAAAGGTGATGAATTAA
- the dndB gene encoding DNA sulfur modification protein DndB: protein MDYNFTYNFPAVRGIQANREYYVAMCPLKLIPKIFLFDEEEIPAEFRAQRLLNKHRIPEITKYILENPNDYVFSSITASVDGDMQFIPFDEVSNKNIGKLVINMDARFLINDGQHRRAAIEEAISINPDLGNETISVVFFHDQGLKRSQQLFADLNKHAVTTTKSIGILYDWRDKLSIITKEIIHSNAMLRGLTDMENSSLSKFSPKIFTLSAIYSTNRRLINLKRNSSISQEAEEFLKQFWTILTDSIQEWKFVFNKEMSAHELRMNYLCSYGITLEAIGMIGYELYLNNNKNWDQILRKLGNIDWSRSNTSLWLHRAYNKNGRINKSLRSIKLMKNQIKLQLGLPLTEEEQQLEQEFLTKEF from the coding sequence ATGGATTATAACTTTACGTACAATTTCCCTGCTGTCCGTGGTATTCAAGCAAATCGTGAGTATTACGTAGCTATGTGTCCTTTAAAACTAATACCAAAAATATTTCTGTTTGACGAGGAAGAAATTCCAGCCGAGTTTCGTGCCCAACGATTGCTGAACAAACATAGAATTCCTGAAATAACAAAGTACATTTTAGAAAACCCAAACGACTATGTATTTTCCTCCATTACTGCATCAGTAGATGGTGACATGCAATTTATTCCTTTTGATGAAGTGTCTAACAAAAATATTGGTAAACTCGTGATTAATATGGATGCTCGTTTTTTAATTAATGATGGTCAGCATCGAAGAGCAGCCATTGAAGAAGCTATTAGTATCAATCCTGATTTAGGAAACGAAACAATATCTGTTGTTTTCTTTCATGACCAAGGTTTAAAAAGAAGCCAGCAACTATTTGCCGATTTAAATAAACACGCTGTCACTACTACAAAATCTATCGGGATACTTTACGATTGGCGTGATAAACTTTCTATTATTACGAAAGAAATTATTCATTCTAACGCTATGCTAAGAGGATTAACAGATATGGAAAATTCATCTTTATCTAAGTTTAGTCCGAAAATATTTACGTTAAGCGCTATTTATTCTACTAATAGACGGTTAATTAATTTAAAGAGAAATTCTTCAATCTCTCAGGAAGCAGAAGAATTCCTTAAACAATTTTGGACCATTCTAACTGACAGCATTCAAGAATGGAAATTCGTTTTTAATAAAGAAATGTCTGCTCATGAATTACGTATGAACTATTTATGCTCATACGGTATCACTCTTGAGGCAATTGGAATGATTGGTTATGAATTATATTTAAATAATAATAAAAATTGGGACCAAATATTAAGAAAACTAGGTAATATTGATTGGAGTCGTTCTAATACTTCTCTTTGGCTACATAGAGCTTATAATAAAAACGGAAGAATTAACAAAAGTCTACGATCTATTAAACTTATGAAAAATCAAATTAAGCTTCAGTTAGGATTGCCTTTAACCGAAGAAGAACAACAGTTAGAACAGGAATTTTTAACAAAGGAGTTTTAA